A genomic segment from Parus major isolate Abel chromosome 21, Parus_major1.1, whole genome shotgun sequence encodes:
- the MUL1 gene encoding mitochondrial ubiquitin ligase activator of NFKB 1 has protein sequence MEGGGRPSAAQAVLLAASSAITALLYSVYRQKARVARGLEGARKVRLDGDLRAVLLEAPGRCVPYAVIEGVVRSVKETLSSQFVENCKGVVQRLTLQEHKMVWNRTTHLWNDYEKIIHQRTNTTPFELVPAEDGAGVTVRVVKPLEAAELSLETVYEKFHPSVQSFTDVIGHYISGERPKGIQETEQMLKVGTALTGVGELVLDNATIKLQPPKQGMPYYLSSLDFESLLQKQESSVRFWKILTVVFGFATCAVLFFLLRKQYRHHRERQHLRQMQEEFRQAQERLMNTEGGEILKNACVVCLSSTKSCVFLECGHVCSCHQCYQALPEPKKCPICRQGITRVVPLYNS, from the exons ATGGAGGGCGGCGGGCGGCCCTCGGCCGCGCAGGCCGTGCTCTTGGCCGCCAGCAGCGCCATCACCGCCCTGCTCTACTCCGTCTACCGGCAGAAGGCTCGCGTGGCCCGCGGGCTCGAG GGCGCCAGGAAAGTCCGGCTGGACGGGGACCTGCGGGCCGTGCTGCTGGAGGCGCCTGGACGCTGCGTGCCCTATGCAGTCATAGAAG GTGTGGTGCGGTCGGTGAAGGAGACCCTGAGCAGTCAGTTTGTGGAGAACTGCAAGGGGGTGGTTCAGAGGCTGACGCTGCAGGAGCACAAGATGGTGTGGAACAGAACCACCCACCTCTG gaaTGACTATGAGAAGATCATCCACCAGAGAACCAACACCACCCCCTTCGAGCTGGTCCCCGCCGAGGACGGCGCCGGCGTCACCGTGCGGGTGGTGAAGCCTCTGGAGGCcgctgagctcagcctggagacGGTGTATGAGAAATTCCACCCCTCTGTCCAATCCTTCACGGATGTCATCGGCCACTACATCAGCGGGGAGCGTCCCAAGGGGATCCAGGAGACGGAGCAGATGCTGAAGGTGGGCACGGCCCTGACCGGGGTGGGAGAGCTGGTGCTGGACAACGCCACCATCAAGCTGCAGCCCCCGAAGCAGGGCATGCCTTACTACCTGAGCTCCCTGGATTTCGAGTCCTTGCTGCAGAAACAAGAGTCCAGCGTCCGGTTTTGGAAAATCCTGACCGTCGTTTTCGGCTTTGCCACCTGCGCCGTCCTCTTCTTCCTGCTGCGGAAGCAATACCGGCACCACCGCGAGAGGCAGCACCTGCGGCAGATGCAGGAGGAATTCCGGCAGGCCCAGGAGCGCCTGATGAACACGGAGGGCGGGGAGATTCTCAAAAACGCCTGCGTGGTCTGCTTGAGCAGCACCAAATCCTGCGTTTTCCTGGAGTGTGGCCACGTCTGCTCCTGCCACCAGTGCTACCAGGCACTTCCCGAGCCCAAAAAGTGCCCGATCTGCAGGCAGGGCATCACCAGGGTGGTTCCCTTGTAcaacagttaa
- the FAM43B gene encoding protein FAM43B, giving the protein MLPWRRSKFVLVENERKCKGKSLGPGLSYAALLAGFLRSCPDLLPECPLERLGSVFRGKRQKVELNKEDPTYTVRYLGNAVTLHAKGEGCTEEAVGKIWAKSEAGAGGAKMKLTLGPHGIRMTPCEKGARRPGHAYLLHRITYCAADRRHPKVFAWVYRHQVKNKAVVLRCHAVLVSKADKARAMALLLYQTSASAFNEFKRLKRQSDFRHVQQQLLGDAFVPLVPLRRLLNAKCPYRPPAERARCAPRLSSILEEEEEEAFGAATTPLGDAERAAVLRLASDMRGCSLRGPRAAVC; this is encoded by the coding sequence ATGCTGCCCTGGCGCCGGAGCAAGTTCGTGCTGGTGGAAAATGAACGTAAGTGCAAAGGCAAGAGCCTGGGGCCGGGGCTGAGCTACGCGGCGCTGCTGGCCGGGTTCCTCCGCTCCTGCCCGGACCTGCTGCCCGAGTGCCCGCTGGAGCGCCTGGGCAGCGTTTTCCGCGGCAAGCGGCAGAAAGTGGAGCTCAACAAGGAGGACCCGACGTACACGGTGCGGTACCTGGGCAACGCCGTCACCCTGCACGCCAAGGGCGAGGGCTGCACCGAGGAGGCGGTGGGCAAGATCTGGGCCAAGAGCGAGGCGGGCGCCGGCGGGGCCAAGATGAAGCTGACGCTGGGCCCTCACGGCATCCGCATGACGCCCTGCGAGAAGGGAGCCCGCCGGCCGGGCCACGCGTACCTGCTGCACCGCATCACCTACTGCGCCGCCGACCGCCGGCACCCCAAGGTGTTCGCCTGGGTGTACCGGCACCAGGTGAAGAACAAGGCGGTGGTGCTGCGCTGCCACGCCGTGCTGGTCTCCAAGGCCGACAAGGCGCGCGCCATGGCCTTGCTGCTCTACCAGACCTCGGCCTCGGCCTTCAACGAGTTCAAGCGCCTGAAGAGACAGAGCGATTTCCGccatgtgcagcagcagctgctgggcgACGCCTTCGTGCCCTTGGTGCCGCTCCGCCGGCTGCTCAACGCCAAGTGTCCCTACCGCCCGCCGGCCGAGCGGGCCCGCTGCGCCCCTCGCCTCAGCTCCatcctggaggaggaggaggaggaggcctTCGGCGCCGCCACGACGCCTTTGGGGGACGCCGAGCGAGCGGCCGTGCTGCGGCTGGCCAGCGACatgaggggctgcagcctgcGCGGGCCGCGGGCCGCCGTGTGCTGA
- the CDA gene encoding cytidine deaminase, with the protein MERGRQHPVPAVPPGQPQGDHLQLLLRRSHEAKNCAYCPYSRFPVGAALLTTGGEIFSGCNVENACYSLGMCAERTAIQKAISEGHTSFKAMAIASDMRDHFITPCGACRQVMREFGTDWDVYLTKADGTYIVKRLEELLPLSFGPEDLKKV; encoded by the exons ATGGAGAGAGGCAGGCAGCAccctgtccccgctgtccccccaGGCCAGCCTCAGGGTGaccatctccagctcctgctgcgCCGCAGCCACGAGGCCAAAAACTGCGCTTATTGCCCCTACAGCCGCTTCCCGGTGGGAGCTGCGCTGCTCACCACCGGTGGGGAGATCTTCTCGG GGTGCAATGTGGAGAACGCCTGCTACAGCTTGGGGATGTGTGCTGAGCGCACCGCCATCCAAAAAGCCATTTCTGAGGGGCACACCAGCTTCAAGGCCATGGCCATCGCCAG TGACATGAGGGACCACTTCATCACGCCCTGTGGTGCCTGCAGACAAGTGATGAGAGAG TTTGGCACAGACTGGGATGTCTACCTGACCAAAGCAGATGGCACCTACATTGTCaagaggctggaggagctgctgccgcTCTCCTTTGGCCCTGAGGACCTGAAGAAGGTCTGA
- the PINK1 gene encoding serine/threonine-protein kinase PINK1, mitochondrial translates to MRFNKAKCRVSGQPPAACRHIQTVFVGKNKPQKDPLSSFRWQGFKLEEYLIGQPLGKGCSAAVYEAAIPFCPGPRDRVESSQLPAVQQERGSASQGAEEEPVVKHQPRGAFPLAIKMMWNISAGSSSEAILDAMGRELVPATGAALSGEYGAISGHRKPVLGRKKLQPHPNIIQVIRAFTSSVPLLPGAFADYPDVLPLSLNPRGIGHSRTLFLVMKNYPCTLRQYLQENTPDVRLSTVMILQLLEGVDHLVRHGIAHRDLKSDNILVEFDSAGCPWLVITDFGCCLADESIGLRLPFTSSYVDRGGNGCLMAPEVITASPGPGTVINYSKADAWAVGAIAYEILGLANPFYGYGDSTLESRSYQEDQLPSLPHHVPLEVKQVVKMLLQRDPSKRLSARVAANVLHLSLWGDSVVASRSLKPDQMIAWLLCQSAATLLTNRLAETSQVETKMKMCFLANLEFEDLWAAIFLLLAWRSHSG, encoded by the exons atgaggttcaacaaAGCCAAGTGCAGAGTGTCAGGGCAGCCCCCA GCGGCGTGTCGCCACATCCAG ACCGTGTTTGTTGGGAAGAACAAGCCACAGAAAGATCCCCTGAGCTCTTTCCGCTGGCAGGGCTTCAAGCTGGAGGAATATCTCATCGGCCAGCCCCTCGGGaagggctgcagtgctgctgtgtaCGAAGCAGCTATTCCCTTCTGTCCCGGTCCTCGGGATCGTGTGGAgagcagccagctcccagccGTGCAGCAGGAGCGTGGCTCAGCTTCCCAGGGGGCTGAAGAGGAGCCTGTAGTGAAGCACCAGCCAAGAGGGGCTTTTCCCTTAGCTATCAAAATGATGTGGAACATTTCG GCTGGTTCCTCAAGTGAGGCCATCCTCGATGCCATGGGCCGAGAGCTCGTCCCAGCCACAGGCGCTGCCTTGTCCGGGGAGTACGGGGCCATCTCTGGCCACAG AAAACCTGTCCTTGGGAGGAAGAAGCTGCAGCCTCACCCGAATATAATCCAGGTGATCCGAGCGTTCACATCCTCCGTCCCTTTGCTGCCTGGAGCCTTTGCTGACTATCCTGATGTCCTCCCTTTGAGCCTGAACCCCAGAGGGATCGGGCACAGCCGCACCCTCTTCTTGGTGATGAAGAA TTACCCCTGCACGCTGCGCCAGTATCTGCAGGAGAACACTCCGGATGTTCGCCTCTCCACAGTGATGATTCTGCAGCTCTTGGAAGGCGTGGACCACCTTGTTCGACATGGAATAGCACACAGAGACCTCAAGTCTGACAACATCCTGGTTGAATTTGATTCTG CTGGCTGCCCCTGGCTGGTCATCACTGACTTTGGCTGCTGCTTGGCAGATGAGAGCATTGGCCTGAGGCTGCCCTTCACCAGCTCCTACGTGGATCGGGGTGGCAACGGCTGCCTTATGGCACCTGAG GTGATCACAGCATCACCTGGTCCAGGCACAGTGATCAACTACAGTAAAGCTGATGCCTGGGCTGTTGGAGCGATTGCCTACGAAATCCTGGGCCTGGCCAATCCTTTCTATGGCTATGGGGACTCAACTCTGGAAAGCAGAAGTTACCAGGAGGACCAGCTGCCAAGCCTGCCCCACCATGTGCCCCTCGAGGTGAAGCAGGTGGTAAAGATGCTGCTTCAGAGAGATCCCAGCAAG AGGCTGTCTGCGAGAGTGGCTGCGAATGTGCTGCACCTGAGCCTCTGGGGTGACAGTGTTGTAGCATCCAGGAGCCTGAAACCTGACCAGATGAttgcctggctgctctgccagtCTGCAGCCACCCTGCTCACCAACAGGCTGGCAGAGACAAGCCAGGTAGAAACCAAAATGAAGATGTGCTTCTTGGCAAACCTCGAATTTGAAGACCTCTGGGCAGCAATATTCCTGTTGCTGGCTTGGAGAAGCCACTCTGGGTGA